The following DNA comes from Tachypleus tridentatus isolate NWPU-2018 chromosome 9, ASM421037v1, whole genome shotgun sequence.
acattttctataaaaatacttagtttaaaaatttaaacttcttTGTACACAAAAGAATATTAATGTTTACTTTAGGGTCACAGGTCAGTCACACTGACCAAGTTAATATGTTAAGTGTTGAGCCAGTGTCAACAAACTTGAGTTTGAAGTGATGTTTGTACTTACCAGATGTACTTCCTAACCCTGATTCAATATTTCTTTGAtattcagtttctgttttcacattcataacattataacatgaaCCATCCTGGTCCTCATCATCACTGTAACTGAACTTAGAAATAACATCATCTTGTAGCAGATCAGCTGGTTTCTCTGTTTTCACATGAACAGATATAATCTAGAATCAAACAACAGTTGAAAAGATAAATAACTATTGTTAGCattatatatacaacaaattTCTAAACAACCTGAAATCATTTAGAGAAAACATATTCACTACTTATAGTTCCATGTTTTGTATTCACATACAAGACATTACAGCAAAACGTGTTcctaaaataaacacacacaaacaacttttatttattgaaaaaaagaaattattccacaggaaataccaaaaccactttcctatttaaaaaaaaaaaaatgtcctaCAGCAAACACCAAATAACCACACAAGAAATTTTTATATgggaaacaaacaataactacacTTCTTAATTAAACAGACAAGAAATTATTCTGCAGGACACACAAAACATCAACTTTcctatttaaatagtgaagaaatTATTCAACAGAACACATTAAGCAATAACTTTCTTATTTAAACAGACAAGAAATTATCCTTCAGGAACAAACCAAACAAggctttattatttaaacaatcaaGAAATTATTCTACTAAACAATGactttcttatttaaatagtgaataagttattctacaggacaCACCAAGCaagaaatttcttatttaaacagacaagaaaatattattcagGACACATCAAACAATGACTATCTTATTTAATCTGCCAAGAAATTATTCTACAGGACACAccaaacaaaaaaattcttatttaaacAGAGAAGAAAATATTCTACAGGACATGCCAAACAAGATTTTTCTTATTTAATCTGTCAAGAA
Coding sequences within:
- the LOC143226846 gene encoding uncharacterized protein LOC143226846 isoform X1, giving the protein MDVLKMKVEPLSDEKQDDLLDIKLMKTEDEPVTITSIPADSLEESSLCTVMKFDITREEQEEKCDVTSDKSEIISVHVKTEKPADLLQDDVISKFSYSDDEDQDGSCYNVMNVKTETEYQRNIESGLGSTSGKYKHHFKLKFVDTGSTLNILTWSV